The uncultured Bacteroides sp. DNA segment TTGACCCGTTACACGAGGCATTGCCTCGCCAGAAATTTTAACCTCATCTATCGCCCCATCAAGTACTTGGAGACTATTAGGAAAGCCTCCTGGAAATCCACGTCCAATTACCCACATACCTGCATTGCGATTTAAAGCCGAACCCTTGAAGGAAATTGTAGATGACTTTCCGAAGTTAGCTTGACCTGAAGGTTTCACTTCAAAGCGAAGTTGAGTTTGTCCACTCTTTGAATCATAGTCAGCTTGAGCACGAACATTATACCACTTGCCCGCTTCTACTTCATCTCCTGCTACAATACGACGAGGTACGCCGTCAGCACACATAACCTCAACAAAGTATTTTTTATACATATTGTCAAAGCCAATGGACAAATCGCCTACCAACTGCCTTTTCGCTCCTTCTTTGCAAAGATAAACCTGCTCAGTACCAAGTAAGTTGCACTTCAAACTGGCCTCTATCGCCCAGCTTTTCTGCATATCGTAATAAGCTAATGGGCGATCGAATGTTACCACATACTCGCCGTTTTTCAAGGAAAGTGAGCGGGTGTTCAGTTTACCATCAACCTGAACACTCGGAACATTGTCGGAAAAAACATTTGGTGATGTTCTTGAACCTTGTACTTGCAAGAAATTCCCTTTGCCAGAGTCATCAAATACAAATGGTTGTGGCTCAATTGGGCCACGGTTATCAGCACTTAGAGCCTGACCTACTATAGAGGCTGATACAGAATCACCCTTGAGGTGTTTTATTTGCTCAAAGTTCCAATGAGCGAGGACCTCTCTCTGGCTGTATACGTTATTAGTAACCGAAGCCAATATCAAGATACTGAGAACAAAGACCTGTTTATACGAACAAATGTTTTTTATATCCATAAGATTGTTTGATCATTTTAGTTTCCACCAGTCGAAATTAAACAAATTACCTTCGCCTCCTTTGAAAACAAAGTATAAGTCATGTACTCCTTTGACTTTATTCACTTTACACGATAGAGTTTTCCATGTTTGATCACCATCTGTACTTTTCACTTCTAAAGTCCCTAATAGGCTGCCGTTTTTTCCATCAATGTGAATTTCAATTTTTCCACCCTGCAATGCAGAAGCAACACTTGCCTCAAATTTATTGGCTCCTTTGCCAAAATCGACACTACGGACTTTGATATACTCGTCGTTATTAATGTCGGTAACATAAACGCCTACTTTTTCATCTTTCGCAGTTTCAATACCTTCTTCCCATGCAATGGTCTCAGCCTCAACTCTTACGAATGGATTCAAGTTACCGGCACTTTCTTTTACTCCCTCTTTGGTTGGAGTAATTAATGGAATAGAGCCATCAGCATTAAATGTAAACGGCTCAATACAAACGGAGCGTTTAAAACCACCACCATCGGGCAATGCAGCGTTATGATAGAATAAATAAGATTTCCCCTTAAATTCGATATAGCCCGGATGGTTAGTAAATGCTCCTCCTTCTTTAATTACGTGCATAATCGTATCACCGTAAACCCAAGGTCCGGTTGCACTTGTACTTGAGGAATAGGCAAAATGCTCAGGCACACCACCGGCAGGATATAGAAGGTAGTACTTACTGTTACGCTTGAATAACCAGGGACCCTCCTCGTAAGACGCTGTCCGATTGTCTATTTTTTTAGCGCGATACCCAAAATTCTCATCTCTTAGATCTTCCTTAACAATACCCGGTTCCTGATTATAAGAAATCATATCCTCATTCAACTTCACGTGCCAAAGATTCGGATTGCCCCAATAAAGATATGCCTGACCATTGTCATCGATAAATACGGTTGGGTCAATGTAGCCATAACCACTCAGCAATGGTTTGCCAATGGCATCTTTGAAAGGACCGGTCGGACTGTCGGACACCGCAACTCCAATGGCATTTCCACCGTCTTTTTGATTCACCGGCAAGTAATAATAGAACTTGCCGTTTCGGTAAATACACTGACCAGCCCAAGCATCGCCGCGAGACCATTCAAAAACCTTATACGACAAAATCGCACCGTGATCGGTCCAGTTTACCATGTCGGTTGATGAATAGCAACGCCAATCGTTCATTGTGAAAAAGTTTTTAACTGTTTTGTCCTCGTCGTGTGATGTGTAAAGGTAAACTGTGCCGTTGTGTACCATAGGTGCAGGATCGGCTGTGTAATTAGTTTGAATGATCGGGTTTTGTGCGTTTAATCCCAATGGGAACATTGCTAATAAGATTAAAACTGTAATAGCAAACACCTTTATTAATGTTTTATTCTTCATTTTATATTTGTTTTTTAATCAAATTCGAGTTTATTTCGCAGAAGTGAATTTATAGAGAAGCACTCCGTGTGCCGGAACTTTGAGTGCAAGTTGTCCCGCTTTGGTATCGATGTGTTCAATATCCTTTTGTCGCCATAAGTCACGTACCTGATACATCCCGTTAATACCTATTTTTTCGAAATCTTTATATGCAAGGTTTACAATTTCTAGACCGAAATTGCAAAAACCTACAGCGCGGCTACCATCTTCGAGCTCTTTTACATAAATGCGTAAATCACCAATTGTATGCATGCAGGATGCCTGTTTTCCAAGTGAATCTTGATTAACTGCTATAACTTCATCATTGGTTAGCAAATTTAATGTAAAATCATCAAGTTTCTCCATATCACAGCCAATAAGGAGGGGTGCGGAGAAGAGGCTCCAGAGGCTGATGTGGAGATACTGTTCGTCAGGTTTAAGCTTACTTGGATGTGGATTTCCCCACCCAACGGTACCAACGACAAGCATATCAGGATCGTTCCAGTTGCCGGGTTTGGCATAAGGGGCTGATTTATCTTGGTCAAGAGCAATATTCTTCACGCTTGTCCAAGTATCGGTAATATCATTGGTTGTACGCCAGCAATTGCCATTAACAGAATCACCCCACTTCCATACATCCGACATTCCGTACTGACATACGCTAAATACAATATCGCGGGGCTGCTGACGAAGATATTCACCCATCAACTTAAACGGTTTAATGGCGGTATTCAATTCACTGCCACCATTGTACGACAAAGACGATACATTATATGGATCGTTGTTTGGCAAGCCATCGATTACATTACCATAACTGCACCAGTCGTATTTGAGGTAGTCGAAACCCCATTTGGCATAGCTTTCGGCATCTTGCTTTTCGTAGCCGTAACTACCTACGCAGCCACCACATGTCCATGGACCCGGACTGGAATAAAGTCCAATTTTCAACCCAAGGTCATGCACATAATCGGCAAGGGATTTCATATCTACAAACCGTGAATTGGGAGTAATATTACCAGCCTCATCGCGAAACTTTCCACGTAGCGACTGATCTTTGGAGTCTCGGTTGTTTTCCCAGAAATCGTCGATATTAATATACGTCCAGCCGTGGTTGATAAGCCCGCTTTTCACCATGGCATCAGCTGCACGTTTCACTTTATCGGCAGATACTTCTTGAGCAAAGCAGTTCCAGCTGTTCCATCCCATTGGTGGGGTTAATGCAATACGGTCGCCACAAACAATGCGTATTTTTCTTTCCGCCTTGCCTTTTGCATTTTTAGCAGTTAGGGTAACAATAAAAGTTCCGGTTTTGGAAAGTTTACCGGTTATAATTCCGGTTTTAGAATCAATTTTTAACCCTGAAGGTAGTCCGGTAGCCGAAAAAGTGATTGGACGGTCACCAGTTACCGGTACGATAAATTGAAAAGGAGAACCCGGGCGTGCGCCAAAGATACTCGCTCCATTAATTCTTGGCCAAGCGGGTGGGGGAGGAGTTAGAATATAAGGTTCGCTTGGCACAGGATTGTAGGTAATAAAGGTATCTACACCCGTAGTCTCAAATTTTGCATTGGCCCAATCTGCATGATCATAATAATTCCCGTTACCACCATCGGTTACCACCAATTCAACTCTTTTTACTCCAACAAGCGGAACTGAACACGGTATGGCAGCATCTCCTAAGCGCATTACACCGCTTGACCATAGTTTCTTTCCATCACCATATATTACGAATTCAGAGGCTGGTTCATGGCCTGCAATCTCATCATCAATACCCACTTGTGCTGTGAACAAAGTTGCTTTTCCATCTAATTGAATCAATAACGAACTCTCTGCATGTGTTCCAAATCCTCGCTCGAAAGTTTGACCTTTGATTGTCATGACCTTGCCATCTACAGATGCATTCTTCTTCGGTACACCGTACCCTTGGGTAGCGGCACTGAGATCCAATTGATCAAGCCATACTGTTTGAGCAGATAAGTGATTGATTTCTATCAGGCTAAATGAAATAAAGAGACCAACAATGGTCGCAAATTTAATGTTGCTTGTTACTACTTTCATTAAATAATTATTTTTTGATTTATATTGTAATTACTATACTACCCTTCAAATCTCACATTTAACTTCTTTCTTTAGTTCGAAGGACTCATTGTTGCATATTATTTGGAATATCCTTTATTTATATTGTGATTCGTCTCTTCCTAAGACTTTCATTTAGTATTAAATGTCCACCAGTCAAAATTGAACAATTCTTTTTCACCCCTAAAGACGAAATATAAATCGTGAATGCCGTTAATGTGTTTAACAGAAGCACTGAAAATTTTCCAAACATCTCCTTCACCAGAGATGTTGATATTAACTGTTCCAATTATAGGGCCATCAATCTTGTCAGTATGGATTTCAATCTTTCCACCATATAAAGAAGCAACACTAACATCAATTGATGTTGCGCCTTTAGAGAAATCGACACCTTGTACTTTGATATAATCTCCGTTATGGATAGAAGAAACAAAAAGTCTGTCAGCTATCTTTTTCCCTTTATCCCAAGATACGTTTCTTTCCCATTCAGTGGTCAATTCGGTTTTAAGCCCTTCACTAAAAGCCATGGTTTCGGCTTCAATACGATTGTAAGGATTTACTGTGTCAAGTTGCTTGACACCTGTGTTTGACCAGAACGGAAGCTTCTGAATGGAACCATCTGTATTGTATCTTAAATTCTCAAGACATATTGAACGTCTTTCGTAATGTTTGGACATCGTTTGTTTCAGAATAGCATAATTGAACCCAAACACGTATGACTTACCTTTGTAGTCGATAATACCTGGGTGATTTCCGCTTGAACGTTTATCACCTTCCATTATCATACCTTTATATTCCCACGGCCCTGTCGGAGAATTGCCCATTGCATAACCGATGCCTTCAGGGCAACAGGTTGAAGCATAAGCCAGATAATAGTGCCCATTGCGTTTCCAGACCCAAGGACCCTCCTGATAATTGTCTGGTTTGGTCGGTTCATTTATAATCTCACCTGAATAGGAAATCATATCCTCATTCAGTTTTACATAGTAAAGATTTGGGTTTCCCCAGTAGAGATATGCTTGGCCATCATCGTCAATCAATACGGTAGGGTCAATGTCATGTGCACTATTCTTTATCAACGGTTTTCCAATGGGGTCTTTAAAAGGTCCATAAGGACTATCTGAAACCAATACGCCTATGCCCATGCCGTTTGGCATGGGACAATACATGTAAAATTTATTGTTGCGTAGAATGCACTGTGGCGCCCATGCCCCATTGTCGTAGGGTACCCATTTAAAGTCTTTTAGTGAGGCGACAACCCCATGGTCGCTCCAATTAACCATGTCGGTGGATGTGTATAGCAACCAATTTTGCATTTTAAAGCCAAAGGCATCATCTTCGTCGTGACTGGTGTAAAGAAAAACCGTGTCGTTGTACACCAATGGAGCGGGATCGGCAGTATAATTCGTTTGGATGATCGGATTCTGTGCATTACCTGCGAGAGGCAGACTAATGACAACTATAAAAAATGAAACAATGATGAATCTTTTATTTTTCATGAGTTCTCAATTCTATTGAAGATCAAAACAAATTAATCGTATAAGTGAACGAAGTCGGTTCAGCGAACACTTGAAATTGTTCGAGCGGACGTGGACCACAACTGGCTGATCCTACACCTAAAGTTTTGGTCGAGATGCAGAACACTGTAGCTTCGCTTGCAGGCAGATCAATTTTATACTCAACAGGGTACATTTGCTCATCAGTATGCGGAAGAGCCGCTACCTGCATCAATTTTTCATCGGATTGTATTAAGATAGAAGGCATATCTTTGCCACTTAATTTTGCCCATCTTACTTCTTCATGATTTCCGCGTTCCATCGGTTTTTCGTACTCATATTGTTCATTTACACCCAATTCATAAATACCCACTTCAGCGGCGCTCTTACGATCGGAATAATTCTCAAAAGGTCCGCGACCAAAGAATGTCATGTGGTCAAGCTTCTTATCGAGCATCATACGTACGCCTATACGAGCCAAGTTTATTCGGAATCCAACAAATTGAACCTGATTATCAACTTTTATCGTACCATCACCCTTTACTAAATAGGTTGCCGTGTGATAAACGCCAAAGCCTTCTTTGCCATCTGCCTTTGTTGTTGAAGTTACCTTCACAGAAGAATTGCCAACAGCTTCTACTTTAAAATCAAGCAATGTATATTGAAGTGTCGTTACACCAAACTTTTCCCATTGTCGATAAGCCCAGTCGTCGTCATTGCGGTGGGAGGCACGCCACAAATGCAACTTCGGAGAACCATCGGCAGTTAAAAGGTTGGTCCCATTTTTTATAAGCTGATTCATTAAACCGCTTTTCTTATCAAAACTTACAGCAAAATCTTTCCCTGAAATCGTGATTGTTTGCGCATTTTGAACCAACTTTACCGGTTGCGAACCTTTTGTTTCTATTATAGGAGGGGTGTTGATGGGAAGTTTGAACTGCTCAGATGCTACCTCAAAACCTTTATCTGCCCAAAGCGTTTTGTCCTTTTGTTTATATGAAATGCGCAAAAAATATTCTGATCCGGCTTTGGGATGCTCTATCTTATATGGAATATTTGCTACGAAGAGCCCTTTTCCCCACGAGGGACGCATTTTTATTTCTCCATTGTCAATTTCTTGTCCGTTTTCGGTCAAGCTCCATGATGCTTCAAAACCACTCAAAGAAATAAACTGATATTTATTTTTAATTTGAATACCTCCATTAACAGGGTCGGTGAGTTCGGTATCAATCCACTGAAATGCTTTCTTCATTTCAGGATAATGTGGTTTAACTTGGTTTCCTTCCGTAGCGCGGTCATAAGAAACCACTCCTTTGTGAATAAAATAATGGTCGTTAGGTTGTTCCCCAAAGCCACCACCATACGCCAAGATCGGGTGATTTGGGGTGCGCTTGTTCCACAATGCCTGATCCTGAAATTCCCAAATCGCACCACCTAATATTTCCGGATTATTATCAAAGACTTTAGAATATTCATCTAATGAACCCATTGAGTTGAACATAGCATGGACAAACTCACAAATATAAAGCGGTTTGGTCATTCCCCAGTTTTTTACCATTTCGGCGTAATCGGCGGCACTACCATACATGCGGCCTTCCAAATCGGCAGGATTTCTGCTACCTATACCAAAACGTTCATAATGAACAAAACGAGTGGAGTCAATAGCTTTAACCGTAGCCATAGCTGCTTTCAAATTTGTGCTGATTCCGCCACCTTCATTGCCCAGTGACCAAATAATCACGGATGGATGGTTCTTAAAGTTTTCAACGTTAGCCACATTGCGGTCAATAATAGCTGCTTTTATTGTTGGCTCTTCATCAAACCGAGTATCATAACCATGATATTCCATATTGGCTTCGGCTACTAACCAAATGCCCCATTCATCGCATAGTTCGTACCAACGAGGGTCATTAGAATAATGGCTTGTACGTACATGGTTGCAATTTCCTTGTTTTATAACTTCCAAGTCGCGAATCATTTGCTCTTCGGTGATGGCATGTCCCACATCCGACCAATGTTCGTGTCGGTTCACACCTTTCAATTTTATGGGCACTCCATTTACCATAAATATCCGTCCTTTGATTTCTACTTTTCGAAAGCCTATTCTTGACGATAATATTTCTCCTTCTGAGTTAGTCAATACAACCGTATATAAATTAGGTGTTTCAGCAGTCCACTTTAGCGGGTTTGTTACCTGCATTTTCACATTTAGTGATTCTTCCTGGTTTGATTTGAGAGACACTCCTTTTGCGCTACCTTTGGCTATTTCTTTGCCTTCTTTGTTGTAAAGAGTAGCTATAAATGTTTGAGCTTTGGTCGTTTTATCACTATAATTCTTTATCTTGGCGGATACATCCAGCGTCGCATCTTTGTAGTCTTTATCCAAATCCGTTTTTATGAAAAAATCGCGAATGTGTACCTGAGGGGTGCTCCAAAGCGTTACATTGCGGAAAATTCCGTGCAGACGCCACATATCTTGATCCTCCAACCAAGTACCCGAGCTATATTGATATACTTCTACGGCTATCATGTTTTTACCGGGTTTCAGGTATTTGGTAAGATCGAAATCTGCAGCATTACGACTATTTACGCTAAAGCCTACTTTTTCTCCGTTTACCCACAAAAAGAAAGCACAGTCAACGCCATCGAATGTGATGAAATTGCGTCGTCCTGTCCATTCTGTTGGCAAATTGAATTCCCGACGATAACTCCCCACTGGGTTTCGCTCTTTAAATGATGTGTACCATGTGTCCGGTTCGCTCATTACATGCGGATAATCTTTTTTAATGGTATAACCCAAATTGCGGTAAAATGGGGTGCCGTAACCTTGTACTTCCCAATTGGAAGGCACCTTGATTTCTTTCCACTCCGAAACGTCGTAATCAGACTTGTAAAAATCGATTGGACGTTTCTCAGGTGTTGGTACCCAGTTGAATTTCCATAGTCCATTTAAACTTTGACAAAGTGAAGAGGCGTGTCGCTTGGCAACTAAAGCTTCTTGTAAGTTGCCATATGGCATTAATGTGGCGTGATATGGTTCTTTGTTTATCCCAAGTAATTCGGGATTTTCTATCTCTGATGGAATAGGGGCTCCATTGGTAGGTTGAGCATAAACTCCATTGATGGAAAAAAAAGATAGAAAAAGAATCGTTATAAATATGTTTTTACTCATTTGTATTCGATTATTATTTATTGTTGTCATCTGCCAATGATGATTTTATCTCCTTTTTTCATCGGAACATCATATTCATACACTTTCTTCAGATTTAAAGCTGAAAGAGGGAATGTTGCATGATTTAGAGGAGTCTTAATTTCTGATGTTGCATAAAACCGATTAGTATTCTTGCCATTGGCTTCCTTAAGTCCCTTCGCTTTTAATGGATAATATGAGCGTATACGACAATTTCCGGTTATTGAACATTTTATTACAGCTTTGGATAATTCATTATTTTCCCATTGGAGATCAACTTCAAAACCACCCCTTGCTTTTAAACCTTTCACACTACCGGCCTTCCACAAAGTGGGTAATGCCGGCAACAGATGAATAGCCCCATCTTGACTTTGCAACAACATCTCGGCAATGCCGGAAGTGCATCCAAAGTTGCCATCAATCTGAAAAGGAGGATGAGCATCAAATAAATTTGGATATGTACCACCCTGCTGAGTTCCGTTGGCTTGAATAGAAGGTGTAAGCTGGTCTGTTATTAATTTTAGAGCATGATCTCCATCAAGTAGACGTGCCCATAAATTTACTTTCCATCCCATTGACCACCCGGTAGACTCATCTCCACGAGCTATTAATGAAGTTCTTGCTGCAGAGAATAATTCAGGAGTTCGGTAGGGAGAGATCTGATTGGAAGGGAATAATCCGTACAGATGTGAAACATGCCTATGATTGTCAGTTTCTTTGTCCCAATCATACATCCATTCTTGCAATTGTCCCCATTTGCCAATTTGCATCGGAGGTAATCGTTTTAATGCATTTTTAATTTTTATTATCAATTCTCTGTCTACACCCAGAATCTCTGCCGTTTTAATGGTTTTTGTAAATAAATCGAAGACTAATTGGTTGTCCATAGTGGTTCCTGCAGATATAGATGATTCCGGATGAACAGATGGAGCATTTTCAGGTGAAACAGAAGGGCAAACGACCAACCATTTATGCTGAGGCTCTTCTACCAAGAAATCGAGGAAAAATAGCGAAGCTTCTTTTATTATAGGATATACAGATTGAAGATATTTTTCATCAGCACCGTATTCGTATTTACCAAAAAGATGCTGACTGAGCCAAGCACCACCCATTGGCCACATTCCCCAGAAAGCGCCATCTATGGGAGCAGTAATTCTCCATATATCCGTATTGTGATGCAATACCCATCCATTTGCTCCGTACATGTCTCTGGCTGTTTGTTTACCTGTAACTGCAAGTTCGCGAATCATTTTAACCAGTGGCTCATTCATTTCGCTAAGATTAGTAACCTCAGATGGCCAATAATTCATTTCTGTATTAATATTTACAGTGTATTTACTATCCCACGCTGGAGTAAGTTGGTCGTTCCATATCCCTTGCAGATTGGCGGGTTGTCCACCGGGTCTGGAAGATGATATTAGTAGATATCGTCCAAACTGGAAGTAGAGTGCTACCAGTTGAGGATCATTGCCTTTGGCAAATTCAGCCAGACGGATGTCTGTTGGTTTATTAACAGCATCGGTTGCCCCCAGATTGAGGTCTACTCTTCCAAAATAGTTTTTAAAATCAGTGATGTGATCTTTTAGTACATCATCATAGTTTTTCTTTAATGCATTTTGGAGGTATGTAGTTGCCTTTTCAGAAGCATTGCCACTTATATCGTTATAATTCTTAAAGCTAGAGGCGATAGAAATATAAATAGTCGCTATATCAGCCTGGTTGACGTTTAATGCGGTATCGTTTGCCGTCACATTACCTCCTGAAGTCAGAATTTTCACCTTGGCTTCGAACATTACATTGCCTTTAACTGATTCAAAATCACTCGTTTTACCGGATAAGATAAGCTCATTGTTACCTATTGTAGATACGTTGACTTTCGAAGCCCTGTTCATCGAAGCAGAAAAATTTATGGAACCTGGTTTGTCAGAGGAAATCCGTGCGATGATAACTTGGTCTGGGAATGACGAGAATACTTCTGTAGTGTAGTTTACACCTTTCACACTATAATGTGTTGTTGCAATAGCTTTCTCTAAGTCCAATTCCCTGTAATATTTGGAGTAATTTTCATGCTCTGGAAATGAAAGCTTGAGGTTGCCAACTGTCTGATAGGGCATCCCTTGAGACGTTTTACTTATCATGTTTTTGTTAACCAAATCCTGCGCTTCTTTATATTTACCTTCAAAAACAAGCCTTCTGATTTCTGTTAGTGCTTCTTTAGCATTTGGATTATCATTGCGATTCGGCTGTCCGGCCCAAACTGTATTTTCATTAAGCTGAATTATTTCTTTAGACGGATCACCAAATACCATTGCTCCCAAGCGCCCGTTTCCTATAGGTAGTGCTTCAACCCATTGCTTTGCAGGATGAGTATACCAAAGTTTTAGATACGAATCATTTTGAGCTGAAATATTAATTGCTAAAATCAGTCCAATTATTAAATTTAAGATTTTATTTCTCATGCTTTAATTTATTCATCATTGAATATTTGATTTTAATCTCTCGTCTTATTTATTCTTTTCCTGAGATACTTTATTTTTAATATGAAAATAGTCAAAATCAACAAAGCCTCCCGGATTTGTTGTGGCATAATTGAATAGTCCGAAACGATACCCCATAAAATGCGGCATTGTGTAAGACATTTTAAGTGAATTGCCTATTGAAATCCATAATTGACCATCCAAGCTGTAGAAAAAATTTGCTCTATCAGTACGATCTCTAAAATCACAGTCTATTTTAAAATAAACCTTATTTTGGGATAGCGGTATATTTTCTATCTCTAGAGCTTCACCAGATTCTGCATTTATCATAACAATTGATTTGCTCTTATTTTCGGCTTTTATTCCTACCAATCCATATTTTTTTTGAAGTAACCCCAAACCGGCAAAGTCACCGTCGTGCATATTAGTCACGTCTATTGAAGTTGATCCTGTACATTTCGGTCCTACAGTGCGTTGAGTAAGTGTATTCTTGGCCATAAGAAAAGATGGATCAACGCGTCCTGTTGTAAGACGGAGATAACCTTTTCTTTTTGTTACAGACCAAAATCTATTGTCGGGGTTATGGTTCCATTGCCAGACTAATGGCAAAGCTGCATCTCCTTTTTTTCGATTGAAATCATCAGAAGCTATAATTCCCGGAATTAAGCTTTTGTTTGCTGGTAGATCCAGCTTTTCGGGAACTTTGCCATTTTCACCGAGAATGGGCCAACCATCCTCCCATTTTACTGGCACAAGATAAGGTATACGGCCTACAGAACCAAAATCTTGAAACAGATACGCATACCATTTTCCATCCGGAGTATCGATAAGTCCTCCTTGAGCCACTCCTTTATCTTGTAGAGCTACTCTGCCTTCATAGGGTCCCGCTATTTTATCAGCTTTGTGAACAATGACAGTGCGCATTCCGTTTCTCGGCCATGTAATGTTGAAAAGATAATATTTTCCATTTATCTTGAACAGCTGAGAGCCTTCAGCTGGAAGTCCTCTATTCTCACTTTTTGATAAACTTGCATTTTCAATAATGACTTGTTCCGTAGTTCCTGGCTTTATGCCTGATGCATCGGCATTCAGTTCTACCAGTTTTAAATTTTCGTTTCCATAAATTAGATATGTGCGACCGTCATCGTCAAAAAACAGAGAGTGATCGTGGAAACTTGGTGCGAATGTAAATTCTTTCCAAGGTCCTTTTTCTATATTTTTAGTTGCATATATATGAGTTCGGCCTGTGGTCTGAGAGAAAGTACTCACATAATACGTTCCATTATGATAACGCAAACTACTGGCCCAGGAACCTCTACCATAGTTGTTTTCTCCATTATTTAGAGACAGTGGCGCTATAGTGTCAAGAACATTGTATGCATAATTAATAATCTTCCAATTTACTAAATCTGTAGATTTCATAATTGGAACTCCCGGACTCATATGCATTGTAGTACTACTCATATAATAGTTATTACCTATGCGAATCATAGACATATCCGGAACATCTGCAAAAATAATAGGGTTATGAGCTTGTTTTTCTTGTGCAAATACCGGATTGCATATTA contains these protein-coding regions:
- a CDS encoding glycoside hydrolase family 43 protein, translated to MKNKTLIKVFAITVLILLAMFPLGLNAQNPIIQTNYTADPAPMVHNGTVYLYTSHDEDKTVKNFFTMNDWRCYSSTDMVNWTDHGAILSYKVFEWSRGDAWAGQCIYRNGKFYYYLPVNQKDGGNAIGVAVSDSPTGPFKDAIGKPLLSGYGYIDPTVFIDDNGQAYLYWGNPNLWHVKLNEDMISYNQEPGIVKEDLRDENFGYRAKKIDNRTASYEEGPWLFKRNSKYYLLYPAGGVPEHFAYSSSTSATGPWVYGDTIMHVIKEGGAFTNHPGYIEFKGKSYLFYHNAALPDGGGFKRSVCIEPFTFNADGSIPLITPTKEGVKESAGNLNPFVRVEAETIAWEEGIETAKDEKVGVYVTDINNDEYIKVRSVDFGKGANKFEASVASALQGGKIEIHIDGKNGSLLGTLEVKSTDGDQTWKTLSCKVNKVKGVHDLYFVFKGGEGNLFNFDWWKLK
- a CDS encoding NPCBM/NEW2 domain-containing protein gives rise to the protein MKVVTSNIKFATIVGLFISFSLIEINHLSAQTVWLDQLDLSAATQGYGVPKKNASVDGKVMTIKGQTFERGFGTHAESSLLIQLDGKATLFTAQVGIDDEIAGHEPASEFVIYGDGKKLWSSGVMRLGDAAIPCSVPLVGVKRVELVVTDGGNGNYYDHADWANAKFETTGVDTFITYNPVPSEPYILTPPPPAWPRINGASIFGARPGSPFQFIVPVTGDRPITFSATGLPSGLKIDSKTGIITGKLSKTGTFIVTLTAKNAKGKAERKIRIVCGDRIALTPPMGWNSWNCFAQEVSADKVKRAADAMVKSGLINHGWTYINIDDFWENNRDSKDQSLRGKFRDEAGNITPNSRFVDMKSLADYVHDLGLKIGLYSSPGPWTCGGCVGSYGYEKQDAESYAKWGFDYLKYDWCSYGNVIDGLPNNDPYNVSSLSYNGGSELNTAIKPFKLMGEYLRQQPRDIVFSVCQYGMSDVWKWGDSVNGNCWRTTNDITDTWTSVKNIALDQDKSAPYAKPGNWNDPDMLVVGTVGWGNPHPSKLKPDEQYLHISLWSLFSAPLLIGCDMEKLDDFTLNLLTNDEVIAVNQDSLGKQASCMHTIGDLRIYVKELEDGSRAVGFCNFGLEIVNLAYKDFEKIGINGMYQVRDLWRQKDIEHIDTKAGQLALKVPAHGVLLYKFTSAK
- a CDS encoding glycoside hydrolase family 43 protein, whose product is MKNKRFIIVSFFIVVISLPLAGNAQNPIIQTNYTADPAPLVYNDTVFLYTSHDEDDAFGFKMQNWLLYTSTDMVNWSDHGVVASLKDFKWVPYDNGAWAPQCILRNNKFYMYCPMPNGMGIGVLVSDSPYGPFKDPIGKPLIKNSAHDIDPTVLIDDDGQAYLYWGNPNLYYVKLNEDMISYSGEIINEPTKPDNYQEGPWVWKRNGHYYLAYASTCCPEGIGYAMGNSPTGPWEYKGMIMEGDKRSSGNHPGIIDYKGKSYVFGFNYAILKQTMSKHYERRSICLENLRYNTDGSIQKLPFWSNTGVKQLDTVNPYNRIEAETMAFSEGLKTELTTEWERNVSWDKGKKIADRLFVSSIHNGDYIKVQGVDFSKGATSIDVSVASLYGGKIEIHTDKIDGPIIGTVNINISGEGDVWKIFSASVKHINGIHDLYFVFRGEKELFNFDWWTFNTK
- a CDS encoding glycoside hydrolase family 2 TIM barrel-domain containing protein, whose translation is MSKNIFITILFLSFFSINGVYAQPTNGAPIPSEIENPELLGINKEPYHATLMPYGNLQEALVAKRHASSLCQSLNGLWKFNWVPTPEKRPIDFYKSDYDVSEWKEIKVPSNWEVQGYGTPFYRNLGYTIKKDYPHVMSEPDTWYTSFKERNPVGSYRREFNLPTEWTGRRNFITFDGVDCAFFLWVNGEKVGFSVNSRNAADFDLTKYLKPGKNMIAVEVYQYSSGTWLEDQDMWRLHGIFRNVTLWSTPQVHIRDFFIKTDLDKDYKDATLDVSAKIKNYSDKTTKAQTFIATLYNKEGKEIAKGSAKGVSLKSNQEESLNVKMQVTNPLKWTAETPNLYTVVLTNSEGEILSSRIGFRKVEIKGRIFMVNGVPIKLKGVNRHEHWSDVGHAITEEQMIRDLEVIKQGNCNHVRTSHYSNDPRWYELCDEWGIWLVAEANMEYHGYDTRFDEEPTIKAAIIDRNVANVENFKNHPSVIIWSLGNEGGGISTNLKAAMATVKAIDSTRFVHYERFGIGSRNPADLEGRMYGSAADYAEMVKNWGMTKPLYICEFVHAMFNSMGSLDEYSKVFDNNPEILGGAIWEFQDQALWNKRTPNHPILAYGGGFGEQPNDHYFIHKGVVSYDRATEGNQVKPHYPEMKKAFQWIDTELTDPVNGGIQIKNKYQFISLSGFEASWSLTENGQEIDNGEIKMRPSWGKGLFVANIPYKIEHPKAGSEYFLRISYKQKDKTLWADKGFEVASEQFKLPINTPPIIETKGSQPVKLVQNAQTITISGKDFAVSFDKKSGLMNQLIKNGTNLLTADGSPKLHLWRASHRNDDDWAYRQWEKFGVTTLQYTLLDFKVEAVGNSSVKVTSTTKADGKEGFGVYHTATYLVKGDGTIKVDNQVQFVGFRINLARIGVRMMLDKKLDHMTFFGRGPFENYSDRKSAAEVGIYELGVNEQYEYEKPMERGNHEEVRWAKLSGKDMPSILIQSDEKLMQVAALPHTDEQMYPVEYKIDLPASEATVFCISTKTLGVGSASCGPRPLEQFQVFAEPTSFTYTINLF